One stretch of Streptomyces peucetius DNA includes these proteins:
- a CDS encoding oxidoreductase yields MTEPLDDGPPDGVSPTELQMWNAFRNGSTHDLSDTDPLLNDPFSPLPWGPERSVRASIMARLLLNGPAARPGRVAALKLRGAQITGTLKLAGGSIAPYVELHGCRFENELLMPEAHFTTVRMVGCAIPRIEAARLRTEGDLHLPRCRIDHGIRLTDAQIGTDLLINQIHVRPDRRGRAITADGLSVAQDLQADLIETYGEFSLRGAKVGVSLSLRGSRLRAAAERRALNAPQLSVERTLYMTGAWVSVATGNQGATPPFGTTTPYGSAERGSRLQPFECHGGVRLDDGRFGDAVDLQRARFVLSPREELSLRRISTPELRFNAERPEEGRVVLNGAKVVTLIDLAASWPGPGGLAMGGFVYENLVPYEEFPLSRRLEWVASATPEYSPEPYERLATVLRNSGEDADAREVLLAKHRRRRETLPLAGKLWGHLQDLTVAYGYRPGRAALWMAVLWAAGAFAFAQVTPPPIKPGEHPEWNPALYALDLLVPVINLGQDGHWRLQGGWQWAAAVLVLLGWILATTVAAGATRLLRRG; encoded by the coding sequence GTGACCGAGCCGCTGGACGACGGGCCTCCGGACGGGGTGAGCCCGACCGAGCTGCAGATGTGGAACGCCTTCAGAAACGGAAGCACGCACGACCTCAGCGACACCGATCCCCTGCTGAATGATCCCTTCTCGCCCCTCCCCTGGGGCCCGGAGCGCAGTGTCCGCGCGTCGATCATGGCGCGGCTGCTGCTGAACGGCCCGGCCGCCCGGCCCGGCCGGGTCGCCGCGCTCAAGCTGCGCGGGGCACAGATCACCGGAACACTCAAGCTGGCCGGCGGCAGCATCGCCCCGTACGTGGAGCTGCACGGCTGCCGCTTCGAGAACGAGCTGCTGATGCCGGAGGCGCACTTCACCACCGTGCGCATGGTCGGCTGCGCGATACCTCGGATCGAGGCGGCCAGGCTGCGCACGGAGGGCGACCTGCATCTGCCGCGCTGCCGCATCGACCACGGCATCCGGCTCACGGACGCCCAGATCGGCACGGACCTGCTGATCAACCAGATCCATGTGCGACCGGACCGCCGGGGCCGGGCCATCACCGCCGACGGCCTGTCGGTCGCCCAGGATCTGCAGGCCGATCTGATCGAGACTTACGGCGAGTTCAGCCTGCGCGGTGCGAAGGTCGGCGTGTCGCTCAGTCTCCGCGGCAGCCGGCTGCGGGCCGCCGCGGAGCGCCGCGCGCTGAACGCGCCCCAGCTGAGCGTCGAGCGCACCCTCTACATGACGGGCGCCTGGGTGAGCGTGGCCACCGGCAACCAGGGCGCCACGCCCCCCTTCGGCACCACCACGCCGTACGGCTCGGCGGAACGCGGCTCCCGGCTTCAGCCCTTCGAATGCCACGGTGGCGTCCGCCTCGACGACGGACGGTTCGGCGACGCCGTCGACCTCCAGCGGGCGCGGTTCGTGCTGAGTCCGCGCGAGGAGCTGTCGCTGCGCCGGATCTCGACACCGGAACTGCGGTTCAACGCGGAGCGCCCCGAGGAGGGACGGGTCGTCCTCAACGGCGCCAAGGTCGTGACGCTGATCGACCTGGCGGCGAGCTGGCCCGGCCCCGGCGGCCTCGCGATGGGCGGCTTCGTCTACGAGAACCTGGTGCCGTACGAGGAGTTCCCGCTGTCGCGGCGGCTGGAGTGGGTGGCCTCCGCGACGCCGGAGTACTCCCCCGAGCCGTACGAACGGCTCGCGACCGTGCTGCGCAACAGCGGGGAGGACGCGGATGCCCGGGAGGTCCTGCTGGCCAAGCACCGCCGCCGCCGGGAGACGCTGCCGCTGGCCGGGAAGCTGTGGGGACATCTGCAGGACCTGACGGTGGCGTATGGCTACCGGCCGGGCCGTGCGGCGCTGTGGATGGCGGTGCTGTGGGCGGCCGGCGCGTTCGCCTTCGCCCAGGTCACTCCGCCTCCCATCAAGCCGGGCGAGCATCCGGAGTGGAACCCGGCGCTGTACGCTCTCGATCTGCTGGTGCCGGTGATCAATCTCGGCCAGGACGGACACTGGCGACTCCAGGGCGGATGGCAGTGGGCCGCCGCCGTTCTGGTGCTGCTGGGGTGGATTCTGGCGACCACGGTGGCGGCTGGTGCGACACGGCTGCTGCGTCGCGGCTGA
- a CDS encoding LON peptidase substrate-binding domain-containing protein has protein sequence MTTARLPLFPLNSVLFPGLVLPLNIFEERYRAMMRELRKTDEEEPRRFAVVAIRDGREVAPAAPGMPDQTAVMERGPAAGFGPDPAQAFHRVGCIADAATIRERGDGSFEVLATGTTRVKLLSVDASGPFLTAELEEIPEEQGEGAGMLAEGVLRAFRSYQKRLAGARERSLSTGTELPDDPSVVSYLVAAAAVLDTPAKQRLLQAPDTATRLREELTLLRAETAVLRHLPSLPAVDLTWRPTSPN, from the coding sequence GTGACCACCGCTCGCCTGCCGCTCTTCCCGCTGAACTCGGTACTGTTCCCGGGCCTTGTGCTGCCGCTGAACATCTTCGAGGAGCGTTATCGCGCCATGATGCGCGAGCTGCGGAAGACGGACGAGGAGGAGCCGCGGCGCTTCGCCGTGGTCGCCATCCGGGACGGGCGCGAGGTCGCGCCCGCCGCGCCCGGCATGCCCGACCAGACCGCGGTCATGGAGCGCGGCCCCGCCGCCGGCTTCGGCCCGGACCCGGCGCAGGCGTTCCACCGGGTGGGCTGCATCGCCGACGCGGCGACCATCCGTGAACGCGGCGACGGCAGCTTCGAGGTGCTCGCCACCGGCACGACCCGCGTCAAGCTGCTGTCCGTCGACGCGAGCGGCCCGTTCCTGACGGCCGAACTCGAGGAGATCCCCGAGGAACAGGGCGAGGGCGCGGGGATGCTGGCGGAAGGCGTGCTGCGGGCCTTCCGCAGCTACCAGAAGCGGCTGGCGGGAGCGCGGGAGCGGTCGCTGTCGACGGGCACGGAGCTGCCCGACGACCCGTCGGTCGTCTCGTACCTCGTCGCAGCGGCGGCGGTCCTCGACACCCCCGCCAAGCAGCGCCTGCTCCAGGCGCCGGACACGGCGACACGGCTGCGCGAGGAACTGACGCTGCTGCGGGCGGAGACGGCCGTGCTGCGGCATCTGCCGTCACTGCCGGCCGTGGACCTGACATGGCGGCCGACGAGCCCCAACTGA
- the ybaK gene encoding Cys-tRNA(Pro) deacylase: MAADEPQLTRGVPALAKNATKKAKKQPGGTPATVALTAAGTPFTLHAYEHDPSSPSYGEEAAEALGVSPDRVFKTLVADVDGTLTVAVVPVAGQLDLKALASAVGGKRAAMADPAAAERTTGYVRGGISPLGQRKRLPTVVDASASAHETVCVSAGRRGLEVELSPTDLVALTSATVSPIARA, translated from the coding sequence ATGGCGGCCGACGAGCCCCAACTGACGCGAGGAGTCCCTGCCTTGGCGAAGAACGCGACGAAGAAGGCGAAGAAGCAACCGGGCGGCACACCGGCGACGGTCGCGCTGACGGCCGCGGGGACGCCGTTCACCCTGCACGCCTACGAGCACGACCCGTCGTCGCCCTCCTACGGCGAGGAGGCGGCGGAGGCCCTCGGGGTCTCCCCCGACCGCGTCTTCAAGACCCTCGTGGCGGACGTGGACGGCACCCTGACGGTGGCGGTCGTCCCCGTCGCGGGCCAGCTGGACCTGAAGGCCCTTGCGTCGGCGGTCGGCGGCAAACGGGCGGCGATGGCGGACCCGGCGGCGGCAGAACGCACGACGGGTTACGTCCGCGGCGGTATCTCCCCGCTGGGGCAGCGGAAGCGGCTGCCGACGGTGGTGGACGCGTCGGCGTCGGCGCACGAGACGGTGTGCGTGTCGGCGGGGCGCCGGGGCCTGGAGGTCGAGCTGTCCCCCACGGACCTGGTGGCCCTGACGTCGGCCACGGTCTCCCCGATCGCCCGCGCATAG
- a CDS encoding ABC transporter permease translates to MTAPLTPPHQPHEPSSENNPWQVPPAGPGPSSMYAQRTAKDEAAAAAERRKDLRDSALILVAVTLAGVALGLLWLWLAPRVPLISNSEGVFLKDTEGEEAIGADGTFLLLAVGLGALSAAAVFLFRRSGGIALVVALAVGGLLASLLGWGIGVWFGPQRDVVAHAREVGEGVTFDAYLDLGAKGVLLAWPVAAMLVHLGLTALFGPRDPEPDWPEAPPAPPQ, encoded by the coding sequence GTGACCGCACCTCTGACGCCGCCGCACCAGCCCCACGAGCCCTCCTCGGAGAACAACCCCTGGCAGGTGCCGCCCGCCGGGCCGGGGCCGTCGTCGATGTATGCGCAACGGACGGCGAAGGACGAGGCCGCGGCGGCCGCGGAGCGTCGGAAGGACCTGCGGGACTCGGCGCTGATCCTGGTGGCCGTGACGCTCGCGGGCGTCGCCCTGGGCCTGCTGTGGCTGTGGCTGGCACCGCGAGTGCCGCTGATCTCCAACTCCGAGGGCGTCTTCCTCAAGGACACGGAGGGCGAGGAGGCGATCGGGGCGGACGGCACGTTCCTGCTGCTGGCCGTCGGTCTCGGCGCGCTGAGCGCGGCGGCGGTCTTCCTCTTCCGCAGGAGCGGCGGCATCGCGCTGGTCGTCGCCCTGGCGGTGGGCGGCCTGCTCGCCTCGCTGCTGGGCTGGGGCATCGGCGTGTGGTTCGGCCCGCAGCGGGACGTGGTGGCGCATGCGCGCGAGGTGGGCGAAGGGGTCACCTTCGACGCGTACCTGGATCTCGGGGCGAAGGGTGTGCTGCTGGCGTGGCCGGTGGCGGCGATGCTGGTGCATCTGGGGCTGACGGCGCTGTTCGGGCCGCGCGACCCGGAGCCGGACTGGCCGGAGGCGCCGCCGGCGCCTCCGCAGTGA
- a CDS encoding ABC transporter permease, with product MSIVSAESAGAVAAARSAPAAEEAPAELAPRARLLPALAAVYRAQLSRARVARIPLLFVATFQSVGIMVLMRGVVDGGTEARAVVAGASVLVVAFVALNLLAQYFGQLRAGGGLDHYATLPVPPAAVVLGAAAAYASFTVPGTVVTAIAGSMLFQLPLTHLWVLVAVIPLAGAALAGLGAALGLLAPRQELATLLGQLGMSAALLLGVLPADRLPGPVPYLRDLLPSTYGVEALARTFDTHPDWAAVGLDLAVCAVVGVVSLAVATWAYRRAAVR from the coding sequence GTGAGCATCGTGTCCGCGGAATCCGCCGGGGCGGTGGCCGCCGCGCGATCGGCACCGGCGGCGGAGGAAGCCCCCGCGGAGCTCGCTCCGCGCGCCCGGCTGCTGCCGGCGCTGGCCGCCGTGTACCGGGCGCAGCTGTCGCGGGCGCGGGTCGCCCGTATCCCGCTGCTGTTCGTGGCGACCTTCCAGTCCGTCGGGATCATGGTGCTGATGCGGGGCGTCGTCGACGGCGGGACGGAGGCGCGCGCGGTCGTCGCGGGAGCGAGTGTGCTCGTCGTCGCGTTCGTCGCGCTCAATCTGCTCGCCCAGTACTTCGGGCAGCTGCGCGCCGGCGGCGGCCTCGACCACTATGCGACGCTCCCCGTGCCGCCCGCGGCCGTGGTACTCGGCGCGGCGGCCGCCTACGCCTCCTTCACCGTGCCGGGCACGGTGGTGACGGCGATCGCGGGCAGCATGCTCTTCCAGCTGCCGCTCACGCATCTGTGGGTGCTGGTCGCGGTGATCCCGCTGGCCGGCGCGGCCCTCGCCGGTCTCGGCGCGGCCCTCGGACTGCTGGCACCGCGCCAGGAGCTGGCCACGCTGCTCGGGCAGCTCGGCATGTCCGCGGCGCTGCTGCTCGGCGTGCTCCCGGCCGACCGGCTGCCCGGGCCGGTTCCGTACCTGCGTGACCTGCTGCCGTCCACGTACGGGGTCGAGGCCCTCGCCAGGACCTTCGACACCCACCCGGACTGGGCCGCCGTCGGCCTCGATCTCGCGGTTTGCGCGGTGGTCGGGGTCGTGTCCCTGGCAGTCGCGACGTGGGCTTACCGGCGGGCAGCGGTCCGATGA